A section of the Solitalea canadensis DSM 3403 genome encodes:
- a CDS encoding RNA polymerase sigma factor, producing the protein MSIQKEKEFLVLVEKHKGIIHKISKMYMDNSDDQKDLFQEIVLQLWKSYDSFNKQSQFSTWMYRVALNTAILYFKKDKRKPDTAFENIPDTIANIDDDAETKEIQLAHFYKALQKLDKIEKALVFYHLENYSHKEIGDNLGISEGNARVKLNRAKNRLKELIKEQGYEF; encoded by the coding sequence ATGTCTATTCAAAAGGAAAAAGAATTTCTCGTTCTGGTTGAAAAGCATAAAGGGATTATCCATAAGATTTCTAAAATGTACATGGATAATAGTGATGATCAAAAGGATCTATTTCAAGAGATTGTTCTCCAACTTTGGAAATCATATGATTCCTTTAACAAACAGAGCCAGTTTTCAACTTGGATGTATCGGGTAGCATTAAACACTGCAATCCTTTATTTTAAAAAGGATAAACGTAAGCCTGATACCGCTTTTGAGAATATTCCAGATACTATTGCAAACATAGATGATGATGCTGAAACGAAAGAGATTCAATTAGCTCATTTCTATAAAGCGTTGCAAAAACTGGATAAAATTGAAAAGGCGTTAGTTTTCTATCATTTAGAAAACTACTCTCACAAAGAAATTGGCGACAACCTTGGTATTTCCGAGGGAAATGCAAGAGTGAAATTAAACAGAGCAAAAAACAGATTAAAAGAATTGATTAAAGAACAAGGTTATGAATTTTGA
- the hemW gene encoding radical SAM family heme chaperone HemW encodes MAGIYIHIPFCKKACYYCDFHFSTNWKVKTELLAAIEQELELQRNYLNGESVETVYFGGGTPSILTGEEINAILDKINTLHHVAASAEITLEANPDDLDAAKIKELRQTAVNRFSIGIQSFFDEDLQWMNRAHNASEAKSSIMRAQDAGFENITCDLIYGYPLLTNKKWKENIQTLIDLQIPHISSYSMTVEPQTALASFIRKNKQQPMNEEQSAEQFQYLIEELSKANFLHYEISNFGKEGWLSKHNSNYWFGKKYLGIGPSAHSFNGETRQWNIANNYKYIDSLSQKKIPFEEELLSPVQRLNEYVMTALRTMWGIDLKKIENNYGKEFLEEIMHTAEKYIDKQWVTNNEDKLILSKEGKLYADLIASELFIT; translated from the coding sequence ATGGCCGGAATTTATATCCATATCCCTTTCTGCAAAAAAGCTTGTTATTATTGCGATTTTCATTTTTCAACCAACTGGAAAGTTAAAACTGAATTATTAGCTGCTATTGAGCAGGAACTTGAACTGCAACGAAATTACCTGAATGGAGAATCTGTTGAAACGGTCTATTTTGGAGGTGGAACTCCTTCTATTCTGACCGGGGAAGAAATAAATGCTATTTTGGACAAAATAAACACCCTCCATCATGTTGCTGCTAGTGCTGAAATCACTTTGGAAGCGAATCCTGATGATTTGGATGCAGCAAAAATTAAAGAGTTGCGCCAAACCGCTGTTAATCGTTTCAGTATTGGCATTCAGTCATTTTTTGATGAGGATTTGCAATGGATGAACCGTGCGCACAATGCTTCAGAAGCTAAATCGAGTATAATGCGAGCGCAGGATGCTGGCTTTGAGAATATTACTTGCGATTTGATTTATGGTTATCCGTTGCTGACCAACAAAAAATGGAAGGAAAATATTCAGACATTAATCGACTTACAAATTCCTCATATTTCTTCCTATTCAATGACTGTTGAGCCGCAAACGGCTTTGGCTTCGTTTATCAGAAAAAATAAACAACAGCCAATGAATGAAGAGCAAAGTGCTGAACAATTTCAGTATTTAATCGAAGAACTATCCAAGGCTAACTTTTTGCATTACGAAATCTCCAACTTTGGAAAAGAGGGCTGGCTTTCTAAGCACAATTCCAATTATTGGTTCGGCAAAAAATACCTGGGAATAGGACCATCTGCTCATTCTTTTAATGGAGAAACACGCCAATGGAACATTGCCAATAATTATAAATACATCGACTCATTAAGTCAAAAGAAAATTCCGTTCGAAGAGGAACTATTAAGCCCTGTTCAGCGTCTTAATGAATATGTAATGACTGCGTTGCGAACCATGTGGGGTATTGATCTGAAAAAAATTGAAAACAATTATGGAAAAGAATTCCTGGAAGAAATTATGCACACCGCTGAAAAATATATTGATAAGCAATGGGTAACCAATAATGAAGATAAATTAATATTAAGCAAAGAAGGTAAACTCTATGCAGATTTAATCGCTTCAGAACTATTTATTACCTAA
- a CDS encoding cupin-like domain-containing protein codes for MGFILEPIERISNISKEEFEEKYLKPRKPVVITAMAQNWPAYEKWTFDYLKQVVGDKVVPLYDNAKADPSKPINAAASEMAFTDYIDLIQSQPTELRIFLFDIFKHAPKLLDDYKCPKELMGGFLDRYPNMFFGGKGSVTFLHYDIDLAHIFHTHFHGRKHIILFDYKWKDRLYCIPFATYALEDYDILNPDFQKFPALDGIQGIECYLEHGETLFMPTGWWHWMKYWNGGFSISLRAWDRSPIIKAKSLYNLTVQRKFDDFMKTQFKVKYMNWKEELAIKRAEKALAEGLPR; via the coding sequence ATGGGATTTATACTTGAACCTATTGAGCGGATATCAAACATTAGCAAAGAAGAATTCGAAGAAAAATACCTTAAGCCCCGTAAGCCTGTTGTGATAACTGCCATGGCCCAAAATTGGCCAGCCTATGAAAAGTGGACTTTTGATTATTTAAAACAGGTAGTTGGCGACAAGGTAGTTCCTTTGTATGACAATGCTAAAGCGGATCCGTCTAAACCTATTAATGCGGCAGCCTCCGAAATGGCATTTACAGATTACATCGATCTGATTCAATCACAACCTACCGAACTTCGCATCTTTTTATTCGATATTTTCAAGCATGCTCCAAAGCTGCTGGATGATTATAAATGTCCGAAGGAACTTATGGGCGGTTTTTTAGATCGTTACCCTAATATGTTCTTTGGAGGAAAAGGCTCTGTTACGTTTTTACATTACGACATAGACCTTGCTCATATCTTTCATACGCATTTTCACGGACGTAAACATATTATTCTATTTGACTATAAGTGGAAAGACCGTTTGTATTGCATTCCGTTTGCCACTTATGCACTCGAAGATTATGATATTCTTAATCCAGATTTTCAAAAATTCCCAGCCTTAGATGGCATTCAAGGTATCGAATGTTATCTTGAGCATGGAGAAACACTATTTATGCCCACCGGATGGTGGCATTGGATGAAATATTGGAATGGCGGCTTCTCTATTAGCCTAAGAGCATGGGACCGCTCTCCAATTATCAAAGCAAAAAGTTTATACAATCTTACGGTTCAGCGCAAGTTCGATGATTTCATGAAAACCCAATTCAAAGTTAAATACATGAACTGGAAAGAGGAACTTGCCATTAAACGTGCCGAAAAAGCCCTGGCAGAAGGGTTGCCGAGATAG
- a CDS encoding RagB/SusD family nutrient uptake outer membrane protein gives MKRHINKMLTLSFLLGLLLFVPSGCSLDDEVDPNNPSLNGVLSNASISELNNIVIGSESGMRDAIEYYLDDVGVVGREMYRFAGSEPRYTQDLLGQENATLDNNAFYTTRQWHATYRAVKNCNILLASVDNTGAPTDAQKQGYRGYANTIKAYELLIALNLTGSNGVRIEVADPNNLGPIVPYNDALTAIAGLLEQGNTQLTNAEFAFTTTLAPSVADFQKFNRALAARVAAYRGLYTDVLTYLNASFFNLNGSFQTGVFHVFSTASGDQLNRFFLAPNATGEVRVAHPDFITDGVAGDTRLQKASLRNAPATQSGLSSNYDVAVYKSNVAPIPIIRNEELILLYAEAKIQTNVLPDAVVAINRIRTGNNLVVYGGGVTAAALTNEMLEQRRYSLFCEGHRWVDMRRYNRLAELPLDRPGDDVWPAFPIPFAENVGQ, from the coding sequence ATGAAACGTCATATAAATAAAATGTTGACACTAAGTTTTTTATTAGGCTTACTGTTATTCGTACCGTCGGGGTGTAGTCTCGATGACGAAGTTGACCCTAATAACCCGAGTTTGAATGGAGTGCTTTCTAATGCATCAATCTCAGAGCTTAATAATATTGTCATTGGTAGTGAGTCAGGAATGCGTGATGCAATTGAGTATTACCTTGATGATGTTGGAGTAGTTGGTCGTGAGATGTATCGTTTTGCCGGATCAGAACCTCGTTACACTCAAGATTTGCTTGGACAGGAAAACGCTACGTTGGATAATAATGCATTTTATACGACTCGTCAATGGCATGCTACTTATCGTGCGGTAAAGAATTGTAATATATTATTGGCCTCAGTTGATAATACAGGAGCTCCTACTGATGCTCAAAAACAAGGCTATAGGGGATATGCTAACACAATCAAAGCATATGAACTTTTAATAGCATTGAACCTTACAGGCAGCAATGGAGTTAGAATAGAAGTAGCAGATCCAAATAATCTTGGGCCTATAGTTCCTTACAATGATGCCTTAACTGCAATTGCAGGCCTTTTAGAACAAGGAAACACGCAGTTAACGAATGCAGAATTTGCATTTACCACAACACTGGCGCCCAGTGTTGCTGATTTTCAAAAGTTTAACCGGGCTTTAGCTGCGAGGGTGGCGGCTTACAGGGGATTATATACTGATGTCTTGACCTATTTGAATGCATCTTTTTTTAATCTTAATGGGAGCTTTCAAACTGGCGTGTTTCATGTTTTTTCTACCGCATCCGGAGATCAGCTAAACAGGTTCTTTTTAGCTCCTAATGCAACCGGTGAGGTAAGGGTTGCACATCCGGATTTCATAACGGATGGTGTAGCAGGTGATACTCGCTTGCAAAAAGCATCATTGCGAAATGCTCCGGCAACACAAAGTGGGCTTTCTAGTAATTATGATGTAGCCGTATATAAAAGCAATGTGGCTCCAATTCCAATTATCAGAAATGAGGAATTGATTCTACTTTATGCTGAAGCTAAGATTCAGACAAATGTGCTACCAGACGCAGTTGTTGCTATCAATCGAATTAGAACAGGTAATAATCTTGTAGTTTATGGCGGAGGGGTTACCGCTGCAGCTTTAACGAATGAGATGCTTGAACAACGTCGATATTCCTTATTCTGTGAAGGACATCGCTGGGTAGATATGCGCAGGTATAACAGATTGGCAGAACTGCCTTTGGATAGACCAGGTGATGATGTTTGGCCAGCATTCCCAATTCCGTTTGCGGAGAATGTAGGACAATAG
- a CDS encoding SusC/RagA family TonB-linked outer membrane protein, whose translation MIIRHLRSQLLISFFLLVLIAPQLAFAQLNVKGKVTDAGTNEPLPGVTVTVKGSTKGTSTDATGEYSLKDVPSGSQLQFVSIGYKPQTVTASETVNIKLIEDVARLEEVVVTGLATSVKRSNLANAVATISSKELTGNAPMQTLDGALNGKLVGANIISSSGAPGGGMSVRLRGLTSINSGMQPLYIVDGVMMDNSSISGGLNVVTAASRNGSATSNQDNPSNRIADLNPGDIENVEVLKGASAAAIYGALASSGVIIITTKRGTQGKTKVSFSQDLGMAKAQKLLGVRQWDENKIQSFFQTVDDDGNVTNQPAVDAQKSAFRTASSAGQIYDYEQEMYGETGFLTTSALSVSGGGEKTSFYLSGLYQNEEGIIQNSGYQKYSIRANVDHRISNRFNVQLTTNYINSSTDRGLTNNDNNSVSYGVALSSTPTYANLYPNASGIFPNNPYSASNPLQTRELMTNNERVNRFVGGLSLTTFIQQNNRSTTKLILRGGLDYYNLYTKGIFPNSLQFQSNGNGTDGASIQGNTNNLNTNYSAMLVNTYSTSDTKWNFTTSAGATAENFDQNQILDVATKLIGTQTNVNQASALTAVQYRAPRKNRGLFIQEEVNFSDRVIVTGGVRFDKSSDNGDVNKFQAFPKGSIAVNLQNFDFWKSNSITQLKLRAAYGESGNFPPFGSKFTSFSASNIGGQGGTLIGVINSQGSVQQGNDEIKQERQKEFETGFDLSFWESRVSFDATYYNKRAFDLIFTQNVQPSTGFVQKVINGGTLQNQGVELGLTIVPFTSPNFRWNFRTAYWMNRAKMLELDIPAFNVGGFSNTLGSFRIEEGKSPTQIVGLDDIDGDGASDGVFVLGNAEPKFQMNFINDFTIYKNISLNFTLHWKNKGDNINLSQFLNDLGGTSHDYDSDANGNGVPDALDRISTVGVSSRIFVQDASFFRLRDIGLYYTFTPNVLKNAFNGVVSGIKVGVSATNLFTITNYDSYDPEVSNFGSAGFSTNVEVTPYPSSRRMFFHVSIDF comes from the coding sequence ATGATAATAAGACATTTACGTTCTCAGCTATTAATTTCATTTTTCTTATTGGTGTTAATAGCGCCCCAATTAGCATTTGCACAACTAAATGTGAAAGGGAAGGTAACGGATGCGGGAACAAACGAGCCACTTCCCGGCGTAACCGTTACAGTAAAAGGCTCAACAAAAGGAACCAGCACAGATGCCACTGGTGAATATTCACTTAAAGATGTTCCAAGTGGTTCGCAACTTCAGTTTGTCTCAATTGGCTACAAACCGCAAACTGTAACAGCAAGTGAAACAGTAAACATTAAACTAATTGAAGACGTTGCCCGTTTAGAGGAGGTAGTTGTTACTGGTTTGGCAACAAGTGTTAAACGGAGTAATCTAGCCAATGCTGTAGCCACAATTTCATCCAAGGAACTTACAGGGAATGCTCCTATGCAAACGCTCGATGGGGCATTGAACGGAAAATTAGTGGGAGCTAATATTATTTCCTCTTCTGGTGCCCCTGGGGGCGGGATGTCTGTTCGTTTGCGTGGTTTAACATCTATTAATAGTGGAATGCAGCCTTTGTATATTGTTGATGGTGTAATGATGGATAACTCATCTATTTCCGGAGGGTTAAATGTGGTGACGGCAGCTTCTCGAAATGGTAGCGCAACATCTAACCAGGATAACCCATCCAATCGTATAGCCGATTTGAATCCTGGAGATATTGAAAATGTGGAGGTGCTTAAAGGGGCATCTGCAGCCGCTATTTATGGGGCGTTAGCTTCATCAGGTGTTATTATTATAACCACTAAACGAGGAACGCAAGGTAAAACTAAAGTTTCCTTCTCTCAAGATTTAGGAATGGCCAAAGCTCAAAAGCTTTTGGGGGTTAGACAATGGGATGAAAATAAAATCCAAAGCTTTTTCCAAACAGTAGATGATGATGGAAATGTAACCAATCAGCCTGCTGTTGATGCTCAGAAATCAGCCTTTAGAACAGCTTCTTCAGCTGGTCAAATCTATGACTATGAGCAAGAGATGTATGGAGAAACTGGATTTTTAACTACAAGTGCTTTGAGTGTCTCAGGAGGAGGTGAAAAGACTAGTTTTTATCTCTCAGGATTGTACCAAAACGAAGAGGGGATTATCCAAAACAGCGGTTATCAAAAATACTCAATACGAGCAAACGTTGATCATCGGATATCCAATCGGTTTAATGTGCAGTTAACCACTAATTATATTAATTCTTCTACAGACCGTGGGTTAACCAATAATGATAATAATAGTGTTTCATATGGGGTAGCTCTTTCATCGACGCCAACATATGCCAACCTGTATCCTAATGCATCAGGTATTTTTCCTAATAACCCTTATTCTGCATCTAACCCACTTCAAACACGTGAGTTAATGACCAATAATGAGCGGGTTAATCGTTTTGTTGGAGGCTTATCATTGACAACCTTTATTCAACAGAATAACCGTTCGACAACTAAGCTCATTTTAAGAGGAGGGCTGGATTATTATAACCTTTATACAAAAGGAATATTTCCAAATTCATTGCAATTCCAATCGAATGGTAATGGTACAGACGGTGCGTCCATACAAGGAAATACAAACAATTTAAATACTAACTACTCTGCAATGCTTGTTAACACTTATTCTACGAGCGATACAAAGTGGAATTTTACAACATCAGCAGGAGCAACAGCCGAAAACTTTGACCAGAATCAGATTTTGGATGTCGCAACGAAATTGATAGGTACTCAAACCAACGTCAATCAGGCTTCTGCTTTAACAGCAGTTCAGTACAGGGCTCCACGTAAAAACAGGGGTTTGTTTATTCAAGAAGAAGTAAACTTTTCTGACAGAGTGATTGTGACCGGAGGTGTTCGTTTTGACAAATCTTCCGATAACGGAGATGTAAATAAGTTTCAGGCATTCCCTAAGGGATCAATAGCCGTTAATTTACAGAACTTTGATTTCTGGAAATCTAACTCAATCACCCAGCTTAAATTGCGTGCAGCATATGGCGAGTCGGGTAATTTCCCTCCATTCGGTTCTAAATTCACTTCGTTTTCAGCCTCAAATATCGGAGGCCAGGGGGGTACACTTATCGGTGTAATCAATAGTCAAGGTTCAGTTCAACAAGGTAATGACGAAATTAAGCAGGAGCGTCAGAAAGAATTTGAAACAGGCTTTGATCTAAGTTTCTGGGAAAGTAGGGTCTCTTTTGATGCCACTTATTATAATAAACGTGCATTCGACTTAATATTTACCCAGAATGTTCAACCTTCAACGGGTTTTGTTCAAAAAGTTATCAATGGTGGAACGCTTCAAAATCAAGGTGTTGAATTAGGGTTGACTATTGTTCCTTTCACTAGTCCAAACTTCAGGTGGAATTTTAGGACGGCGTACTGGATGAACAGAGCAAAAATGCTGGAATTGGATATTCCTGCATTTAACGTGGGTGGTTTTAGTAATACATTAGGTAGCTTCCGTATTGAAGAGGGTAAATCACCAACTCAGATTGTAGGGTTGGATGATATAGATGGTGATGGGGCTTCGGATGGAGTTTTCGTACTTGGTAATGCTGAACCTAAGTTCCAGATGAATTTTATAAATGATTTTACCATCTATAAAAATATATCTTTAAACTTCACGCTTCACTGGAAAAACAAAGGAGATAATATTAACCTTTCTCAATTCTTAAATGATTTAGGAGGAACTAGTCATGATTATGATAGTGATGCCAATGGCAATGGAGTTCCTGATGCATTAGACAGAATAAGTACAGTAGGTGTTTCATCAAGAATATTTGTTCAGGATGCTTCATTCTTCAGATTGAGAGACATTGGACTATACTACACCTTTACTCCTAATGTGCTTAAGAATGCATTCAATGGAGTTGTATCAGGTATTAAAGTAGGAGTATCAGCGACGAACCTTTTCACAATAACTAATTATGACAGTTATGACCCTGAAGTATCTAACTTCGGTTCGGCCGGTTTTTCAACCAATGTGGAGGTAACTCCTTACCCTTCTTCAAGACGTATGTTTTTTCACGTTAGCATAGACTTTTAA